From Candidatus Neomarinimicrobiota bacterium, the proteins below share one genomic window:
- a CDS encoding glycoside hydrolase family 13 protein — protein sequence METDTVTLLIYGDDFTGFSAQTSGEFAKILEAHPYPNPAYYRVKLKILKSGTETITFKKKKGLFSHESATMEFPIAERTGKLPADINARDVIYLLMPDRFSDGDTDRNFIPGHKDPVRPEHPWGRRGGDLQGVINQLDYLGDLGITVLWMTPVFENNYINCYHGYTPTDLYAIEPHLGDFQTYRELVDKSQSLGIKVIMDHIINHISPSHPLAQNPPSSEWINYSVEDFEPCNYRIFDVINTWGPDSLREIVQSGWFAGYLADMNLRHDAVVDYWITHAIWWIETFGLDGIRQDTWPYSDTAGSATWARGVRKEYPGLFILGETMVFEKTPLSFFFSNRPDLQNGLSSITDFAHSSQIHQLTTGKTGIKTFYENLSLDFMYRNPSMMTVFMDNHDMGRFFTDTGEDIRVYVNAFTLLYGLRGIPQIYYGDEIGMTGGHDPENRKKFPGGFPDDATSAFTQDERNEVENLLYHQFRRWNRLRQEHPGLFTAPMKHILIGDSLYAAWRCDDYSILILIYNDDFEPASVTMNSLVPEINGKDAELISPLYNAEKIPLDTQYKTAIPAKTAVMWLFTGGRP from the coding sequence ATGGAAACCGACACCGTCACCCTGCTGATCTATGGAGATGATTTTACCGGTTTTTCCGCCCAGACAAGCGGAGAATTCGCCAAAATTCTGGAAGCACATCCCTATCCCAATCCGGCTTATTACCGGGTGAAACTGAAAATCCTCAAAAGCGGAACGGAAACCATCACATTTAAAAAGAAAAAAGGACTTTTTAGCCATGAATCTGCCACTATGGAATTCCCCATTGCAGAAAGGACGGGGAAATTACCGGCAGATATCAATGCACGGGATGTGATTTACCTGCTGATGCCGGACCGGTTTTCAGATGGAGATACTGACCGGAATTTCATCCCGGGCCACAAAGACCCGGTACGTCCTGAACACCCATGGGGCCGGCGCGGTGGGGATCTTCAAGGCGTGATCAACCAACTGGATTACCTTGGGGATCTGGGAATCACGGTTCTTTGGATGACACCTGTTTTTGAAAACAATTACATCAACTGCTATCATGGATACACGCCTACAGATCTCTATGCCATTGAGCCACATCTGGGGGATTTCCAGACTTACCGGGAACTGGTAGATAAAAGCCAGTCCCTTGGGATAAAAGTCATCATGGATCATATTATCAATCACATCTCCCCTTCCCATCCCCTGGCCCAAAATCCACCATCTTCCGAATGGATCAATTACTCCGTAGAGGACTTTGAACCTTGCAATTACCGGATTTTTGATGTCATCAATACATGGGGGCCGGATTCCCTCCGGGAAATTGTCCAGTCCGGATGGTTTGCCGGATACCTGGCAGATATGAATTTGCGGCATGATGCTGTGGTGGATTACTGGATTACCCATGCCATCTGGTGGATTGAAACCTTTGGATTGGATGGCATCCGGCAGGATACCTGGCCTTATTCGGATACTGCAGGATCTGCCACATGGGCCCGGGGCGTCCGGAAAGAGTATCCCGGCCTTTTTATTCTCGGAGAAACCATGGTCTTTGAGAAAACACCTCTTTCGTTTTTCTTCAGCAATCGACCAGACTTACAAAACGGACTCAGCTCCATCACGGATTTTGCCCATTCCAGCCAGATTCATCAACTGACTACAGGGAAAACCGGTATTAAAACATTCTATGAAAATCTTTCTCTGGATTTTATGTACCGGAATCCTTCCATGATGACGGTCTTTATGGATAATCACGATATGGGTCGTTTTTTTACGGACACGGGGGAAGACATCCGGGTCTACGTGAATGCATTTACCCTGTTATATGGTCTCAGGGGCATTCCACAGATCTATTATGGGGATGAAATCGGAATGACCGGTGGGCACGATCCTGAGAACCGGAAGAAATTTCCCGGAGGTTTTCCGGATGATGCCACTTCAGCCTTTACACAGGATGAGCGAAATGAGGTGGAAAACCTGCTCTATCACCAATTCAGGCGATGGAACCGTCTCCGGCAGGAACACCCCGGTCTTTTCACGGCGCCCATGAAACATATCCTCATAGGGGATTCTCTCTATGCTGCCTGGCGCTGCGATGATTACAGTATCCTAATTCTGATCTACAATGATGACTTTGAACCTGCCTCCGTCACAATGAATTCCCTGGTTCCTGAAATCAACGGAAAAGATGCAGAACTTATTTCGCCTCTTTACAACGCTGAAAAAATCCCCCTCGATACCCAATATAAAACCGCTATCCCGGCAAAGACGGCCGTTATGTGGCTTTTTACAGGTGGCAGACCGTAA
- the trxA gene encoding thioredoxin TrxA has product MAENVIHVNDSNFEKDVLKSEVPVVVDFWAEWCMPCRMIAPFLDEIAAEMEGKIIVAKVNVDHSPVTSQKFGIRSIPTLMIFKNGTVADSILGAVPKNVIRQKIQSNL; this is encoded by the coding sequence ATGGCTGAAAATGTCATCCATGTTAATGATTCAAATTTTGAAAAAGATGTCTTAAAAAGTGAAGTCCCCGTCGTTGTCGATTTTTGGGCAGAATGGTGTATGCCTTGCCGCATGATTGCCCCGTTCCTGGATGAAATCGCCGCTGAGATGGAAGGTAAAATAATCGTTGCCAAAGTCAATGTGGATCATTCACCGGTGACTTCACAAAAATTCGGGATCCGGTCTATTCCCACACTGATGATCTTTAAAAACGGGACGGTGGCTGACTCCATTCTGGGTGCTGTTCCAAAAAATGTAATCCGGCAAAAGATTCAATCAAATCTGTAG
- a CDS encoding ATP-binding cassette domain-containing protein, with protein MLKLEKVTKHFEKVHAVQDVSFQVNRGSVYGLLGPNGAGKTTTIRMIMNIIQPDSGTIRIGDGTSGGTDSRMLGYLPEERGLYQKRKIREVIRFFGQLKGLSLKEAADHCQIWLDRFGMSDQADRKVSELSKGNQQKIQFIVATVSFPELLILDEPFTGLDPVNQIILKDIIREFRDEGKTIVLSTHQMDQVEQLCDHICLINKGQVVLEGALASIKEKHGDQQIEIRFKTRPEKIATGLFKSYDIQNKILRGYLPDDLSFKEAVRRLTDMWDIEGIARYTPSLEDIFIKLVEA; from the coding sequence ATGCTAAAGCTGGAAAAGGTCACAAAACACTTTGAAAAGGTACATGCCGTTCAGGATGTCTCCTTTCAGGTTAACCGGGGATCCGTCTATGGTCTGTTGGGTCCCAACGGTGCCGGAAAAACCACAACAATCCGGATGATCATGAATATTATTCAACCCGATTCCGGCACAATCCGGATTGGCGACGGGACATCGGGAGGAACCGACAGCCGAATGCTGGGGTACCTTCCTGAAGAACGCGGACTCTACCAAAAACGGAAGATCCGGGAAGTAATCCGGTTTTTCGGTCAGTTGAAGGGACTCTCTCTCAAGGAAGCAGCCGATCACTGTCAGATCTGGCTGGACCGTTTCGGCATGAGCGATCAGGCAGACCGCAAAGTCAGCGAGCTCTCCAAAGGGAATCAACAAAAAATCCAGTTTATCGTTGCCACCGTCAGTTTTCCCGAACTTCTCATCCTCGATGAACCTTTTACCGGTCTGGATCCGGTCAATCAGATCATCCTGAAGGATATCATCCGTGAGTTCCGGGATGAGGGAAAAACCATCGTCCTGAGTACCCACCAGATGGACCAGGTTGAACAGTTGTGTGATCATATCTGCCTGATCAACAAGGGACAGGTTGTCTTGGAAGGCGCTCTTGCATCCATCAAAGAAAAACACGGAGATCAGCAAATTGAGATCCGTTTCAAGACCCGGCCAGAAAAAATTGCCACCGGACTTTTCAAATCGTATGACATCCAGAATAAAATTCTCCGGGGTTATTTACCTGACGATCTGTCTTTTAAAGAAGCAGTCCGCCGCCTGACGGATATGTGGGATATAGAGGGCATTGCCCGTTATACTCCATCCCTTGAAGATATTTTCATCAAGCTGGTTGAGGCCTAA
- a CDS encoding RNA polymerase sigma factor RpoD/SigA, with the protein MKHRKRDISYISRKWGVSPNLSSYLEEIAETEPLPPEEEIRLSQLIKQGDKDALNKMLCANLRFVVSIAKKYQNRGLPLEDLINIGNLGLIKAAHRYDESRGFKFISYAVWWIKQTILQALAEQSRTIRIPLTMVSIMNKYAREMEHLEQTFEREPNFEELAQDMDINQDTLEKTLQLSTSPLSVDAPVRDESDSYFLDIIEDEDADAPDSELMDESLKYELHDVLKNLTDREQKIIKMYYGLENYPKMTLEEIGEKVNLTRERVRQIKEKGIRKLRHISRARLLQKFLG; encoded by the coding sequence ATGAAGCATCGGAAACGAGACATATCCTATATTTCCCGGAAATGGGGAGTGAGTCCCAATTTATCCAGTTATCTTGAAGAAATTGCCGAGACCGAACCCCTGCCGCCGGAAGAAGAGATCCGTTTGAGCCAGCTTATCAAACAGGGAGATAAGGATGCCCTGAACAAGATGCTTTGTGCCAATTTGCGATTTGTGGTGTCCATTGCCAAAAAATATCAGAACCGGGGTTTACCCCTGGAGGATTTGATCAATATTGGCAATCTGGGGCTTATAAAGGCGGCACACCGTTATGATGAGAGCCGGGGGTTTAAATTCATCTCGTATGCCGTTTGGTGGATCAAACAGACCATTCTTCAGGCATTGGCTGAACAATCCCGAACGATCCGGATTCCCCTGACCATGGTTTCCATTATGAACAAATATGCCCGGGAAATGGAACACCTGGAGCAGACGTTTGAGCGGGAACCGAATTTTGAAGAGCTGGCGCAGGATATGGATATCAATCAGGACACGCTGGAAAAAACCCTCCAACTCAGCACATCTCCCCTTTCTGTGGATGCCCCGGTCCGTGATGAAAGCGATTCGTATTTTCTGGATATTATCGAGGATGAAGATGCCGATGCACCGGACAGCGAACTTATGGATGAGTCCCTCAAGTATGAGTTGCACGATGTGCTGAAGAATCTTACGGACAGGGAACAAAAAATCATAAAAATGTACTATGGACTGGAAAATTATCCTAAAATGACCCTTGAAGAGATTGGGGAAAAGGTTAACCTGACCCGGGAACGGGTCCGGCAAATCAAGGAAAAAGGCATCCGGAAACTTCGGCATATCAGCCGGGCCAGGCTCTTGCAGAAGTTTTTAGGTTAA
- a CDS encoding M23 family metallopeptidase encodes MTIYGSAQYLAGIYYEEKIKAITADNDDLTSVLSEMRTRISTLQNQIDVIVEKDKALRLYANLPEIDQDIRKMGVGGRVTEDFNLDNLDPEDESALEKMDLNLKALSQTIKLELMSYETLFETLQTQKDRFESIPSISPTKLGYLSSRFGYRLDPFNGERTFHHGIDIAASTGTHVYATAGGKVVYARYNGGYGYTIKIEHGYGFATIYAHLSRMNVQKGQIVRRGDVIGFIGSSGRSTGPHLHYEVRYHNNPVNPIEYIWTDASL; translated from the coding sequence ATGACGATTTATGGCTCTGCCCAGTATCTGGCTGGCATTTATTATGAAGAAAAAATCAAAGCAATTACAGCAGATAATGATGATCTGACATCAGTATTGTCAGAAATGCGGACCCGGATTTCCACCTTACAAAACCAGATTGATGTAATTGTGGAAAAAGATAAAGCCCTGCGTTTATATGCCAATCTGCCGGAAATTGATCAGGATATCCGGAAAATGGGCGTGGGTGGACGTGTGACGGAAGATTTTAACCTGGACAATCTGGATCCGGAAGATGAAAGCGCTCTGGAAAAGATGGATCTGAATCTGAAAGCCCTTTCACAGACTATCAAGCTCGAACTCATGAGCTATGAGACGCTTTTTGAAACGTTACAGACTCAGAAAGACCGGTTTGAAAGTATTCCTTCTATTTCCCCCACAAAGCTGGGATATCTTTCTTCCCGTTTCGGATATCGTCTGGATCCCTTTAATGGCGAACGGACGTTTCATCATGGAATTGATATTGCCGCTTCAACCGGTACCCATGTCTATGCCACAGCCGGTGGGAAAGTTGTCTATGCAAGGTATAACGGCGGTTATGGATATACGATTAAAATCGAACATGGCTATGGATTTGCCACAATTTATGCGCATTTAAGCCGCATGAATGTCCAAAAAGGGCAGATTGTCCGCCGGGGAGATGTCATTGGATTTATTGGAAGTTCCGGCCGCTCAACAGGCCCGCACCTTCACTATGAAGTGCGGTATCACAACAACCCCGTCAATCCTATCGAGTATATCTGGACCGACGCTTCGCTCTAA